TTCAAATTCATTAGGGGTAATCAATTTGTGGTCAGTACGTGGATAAGACGTAACCCCTTTTTGATAGAGCTTTTGAGCTATTTCAAGGGTATAAGCTGAATCAAAGTGATATTTCTTACTCATTTCTGATTGAAGACTTGTCAAATGGTATAAATTTGGCGCAGAAACCGCCTTATTTTCGCTTTGAATAGATTGAACGACCGAATATCCCCCAAGAACCTTTAGAGCCTCCTGTGCGCTCTCTAGGGTCTCAAATTTGGTGTTGTTTTTGAAGATTGTCCCTATATCATCAATCAGTTCTACCTTCCAAAACGGTTTAGGCTCAAAAGAATCAATAGCCAGGTCATTTTCAACGATTAGAGAAACAATCGGTGTCTGTACTCGACCAACTGAAAACTTCTTCTCCTTCTCCCCTAAATAACCTAACTCCTGGAGCTTCAATGATGTCCAAGGGCTAAAATTAAAGCCGACCAACCAATCTGATTTGGCACGTGCTTCAGCTTCTTCAGCATATTGTCGGGTTTCTTCAGCAGGTCTCAGGCTTTTGAAGGCTTTGACAATTCCTGAATCCGTCAGAGAGTTGACCCATAACCTATATTTGACCTTCTTCAGAGCATTTGGAATCAGTCTCAAAATCAAATAAGCGATAGACTCACCCTCACGGTCTGCATCTGTCCCTATGATGATGCAATCTGCTTGATTGACCTCACGTTTTATCAGGTTAAATTGCTTTTTCTTATCCGCCTTAACCTCATACTCGAAGGTCTCAGGAAAAGCGGGCAAGTTTGCCAAGTCCCAATTTTCATAGTTCTGATAAGGATTCTTTATCTCGACCAAGTGACCAACGGCTGAAACCACCGTCACTTGACCGTCTATCAAGTTTGTTGTGACTTTCCAAGCCCCTTTTTCATTCTTAGCTTGTCCGAGGGCATGAGCATATTTCTTGGCTTGGTCAGGCTTTTCAGCCAGTACCAGGTATTTCATTTCACATCACCTCTATTTCCTCCTGAAGAAGTCTGTCTATGTTGTCCTTCAGATGACTCAGGTCTTCTTTTGAAGCCCCAACCGATTCTAC
This region of Streptococcus thermophilus genomic DNA includes:
- a CDS encoding DNA topoisomerase, with the translated sequence MKYLVLAEKPDQAKKYAHALGQAKNEKGAWKVTTNLIDGQVTVVSAVGHLVEIKNPYQNYENWDLANLPAFPETFEYEVKADKKKQFNLIKREVNQADCIIIGTDADREGESIAYLILRLIPNALKKVKYRLWVNSLTDSGIVKAFKSLRPAEETRQYAEEAEARAKSDWLVGFNFSPWTSLKLQELGYLGEKEKKFSVGRVQTPIVSLIVENDLAIDSFEPKPFWKVELIDDIGTIFKNNTKFETLESAQEALKVLGGYSVVQSIQSENKAVSAPNLYHLTSLQSEMSKKYHFDSAYTLEIAQKLYQKGVTSYPRTDHKLITPNEFEYLVKHLDDYKAILGIEADLPNVKPRKKYVQDKQMEHYAIIPTENMSDVSSLEGDEKIIYTEILKRTLLMFASDYRYQATQVTLDNNGNTFSAKGNVMTNEGWTELAEKENKDSVLPIYQEGARIATEAQIKEDKTKPPARLTESSLLDDVLPKYNLGTPATRAGIIKTIIDRDYITRDKKTGQFFPTDRGKMLVLFLDNLEVMYTNPETTGKWETALQLVGQGQKSKDWFIEQTKKAIRAQLEKGAG